From the genome of Phyllostomus discolor isolate MPI-MPIP mPhyDis1 chromosome 12, mPhyDis1.pri.v3, whole genome shotgun sequence, one region includes:
- the LOC114510958 gene encoding kallikrein-5-like, which produces MATTGRPWMWTVGALITVLTLRVTEPVLANDFVSCNNSPGMGASGSTQDFGAEARGDTQRDDDGGGSSSSSSNSNRIVNGTDCEQHAQPWQASLLLRPSQLYCGAVLVHPQWVLTAAHCRKKAVRIRLGHHATSPMYEHGQQMLGVAKTIPHPGYSHPAHSNDLMLIKLNRRVQQTQYVKPINISSHCPPAGTSCLVSGWGTTSSPQVNFPKVLQCLNITVLSRERCKESYPGQINDTMFCAGDEAGRDSCQGDSGGPVVCNTTLQGIVSWGDFPCGQPNKPGVYTNLCHFTKWIQDTIRANS; this is translated from the exons ATGGCTACCACAGGACGCCCCTGGATGTGGACGGTCGGCGCCCTGATCACAGTTCTGACTCTGAGGGTGACAG AGCCTGTTCTTGCAAATGACTTTGTCTCCTGCAACAACTCCCCTGGCATGGGGGCCTCGGGGAGCACCCAGGACTTTGGGGCTGAGGCCAGAGGGGACACCCAGAGGGACGACgacggcggcggcagcagcagcagcagcagcaacagcaaccGCATCGTCAACGGGACCGACTGCGAGCAGCACGCCCAGCCGTGGCAGGCCTCCCTGCTGCTGAGGCCCAGCCAGCTGTACTGCGGGGCCGTGCTGGTGCACCCGCAGTGGGTGCTCACCGCTGCCCACTGCCGGAAGAA AGCTGTCAGGATCCGTCTTGGCCACCACGCCACGTCACCCATGTATGAGCACGGGCAGCAGATGCTTGGAGTGGCCAAAACCATCCCCCACCCCGGCTACTCCCACCCCGCCCACTCCAATGACCTCATGCTCATCAAACTGAACAGAAGGGTCCAACAGACTCAGTATGTCAAGCCCATCAACATCTCCTCCCACTGTCCACCTGCTGGGACCAGCTGCTTGGTGTCTGGCTGGGGAACAACCAGCAGTCCCCAGG TGAACTTCCCCAAGGTCCTCCAGTGCTTGAACATCACCGTGCTAAGTCGAGAAAGGTGCAAGGAGTCCTACCCGGGACAGATAAATGACACCATGTTCTGTGCCGGCGATGAAGCAGGCAGAGACTCCTGCCAG GGTGATTCCGGGGGTCCCGTGGTCTGCAACACAACCCTACAGGGCATCGTGTCCTGGGGAGACTTCCCCTGTGGTCAGCCCAACAAACCCGGGGTCTACACCAACCTCTGCCACTTCACCAAGTGGATCCAGGACACCATCAGAGCCAACTCATGA
- the LOC114510959 gene encoding kallikrein-6-like: MQTLIATLVLIVAAQAELRDKVQHGGPCEQMSHPYQAALYNSGHLLCGGVLIHPLWVLTAAHCKKPNLQVYLGKHNIYETEHFQEQSSVVRTVVHPGYNAGTHDQDIMLLRLKRPANLSAHIQPLALERDCSANHTRCHILGWGKTEYGNFPNTIQCAYIHLVPQEECERAYPGQITRNMVCAGDEKYGKDSCQGDSGGPLVCGDRLRGLISWGNVPCGSKEKPGVYTNVCRYCQWIRKVIQGS; the protein is encoded by the exons ATGCAGACGCTGATCGCAACACTGGTTCTGATTGTGGCAG ccCAGGCAGAGCTGAGGGACAAGGTACAGCATGGCGGACCCTGCGAGCAGATGTCTCACCCTTACCAAGCTGCCCTGTACAACTCAGGCCACTTGCTCTGTGGAGGGGTCCTCATTCACCCACTGTGGGTCCTCACAGCTGCCCACTGCAAAAAACC gaatCTTCAGGTCTACCTGGGGAAGCATAACATTTATGAAACAGAACACTTCCAGGAGCAGAGCTCTGTTGTCCGAACTGTGGTCCACCCTGGCTACAATGCTGGCACTCATGACCAGGACATCATGCTGTTACGCCTGAAGCGCCCAGCCAATCTCTCTGCACACATCCAGCCCCTAGCCCTGGAGAGAGACTGCTCGGCCAACCACACCAGATGCCACATCCTAGGCTGGGGCAAGACAGAATATG GTAATTTCCCTAACACCATCCAATGTGCATACATCCACCTGGTACCTCAAGAGGAGTGTGAGCGTGCCTACCCTGGCCAGATCACCCGAAACATGGTGTGTGCAGGAGATGAGAAGTACGGGAAGGATTCCTGCCAG GGTGATTCTGGGGGTCCGCTGGTGTGTGGAGACCGTCTCCGAGGCCTTATATCATGGGGTAATGTCCCCTGCGGATCCAAGGAGAAGCCGGGGGTCTACACCAATGTCTGTAGATATTGCCAGTGGATCCGAAAAGTCATTCAGGGCAGCTAG
- the LOC114510961 gene encoding kallikrein-7-like isoform X2 translates to MAGPRLSPLLIQLLSLALGAAGQGGKDAGDRIINGVPCPRSSHPWQVALLKGNQLHCGGVLVNPQWVLTAAHCQMSEYNVHMGSDRLDSKRAQRIKATKSFVHPSYFTQTHENDIMLVKLSHPAKMSSRVNQINLPSRCAAPGTTCTVSGWGTTTSPDVTFPSELMCTDVKLVSTQECQKVYKDLLGKSMLCAGIPNSKSNACNGDSGGPLVCRGTLQGLVSWGTFPCGQPNDPGVYTQVCNFVSWIKKTMRNNR, encoded by the exons GAAAGGACGCCGGGGATAGAATTATTAATGGAGTTCCATGTCCAAGGAGCTCCCATCCCTGGCAGGTGGCCCTGCTCAAAGGCAATCAGCTCCACTGTGGAGGCGTGCTGGTCAACCCGCAGTGGGTGCTCACCGCCGCCCACTGCCAGATGAG TGAGTACAATGTGCACATGGGCAGTGACCGTCTGGACAGCAAGAGAGCTCAGAGGATCAAGGCCACAAAGTCCTTTGTCCACCCCAGCTACTTCACACAGACACACGAGAATGACATCATGCTTGTGAAgctaagccacccagccaagaTGTCATCGAGAGTGAACCAAATCAACCTGCCCTCCCGCTGTGCTGCACCGGGCACCACATGCACCGTGTCTGGCTGGGGCACCACCACCAGCCCTGATG TGACCTTTCCATCGGAGCTCATGTGTACGGATGTCAAGCTCGTCTCCACCCAGGAGTGCCAGAAGGTTTACAAGGACCTGTTAGGAAAATCCATGCTATGTGCTGGCATCCCCAACTCGAAGTCCAATGCCTGCAAT GGTGACTCAGGGGGACCACTGGTGTGCAGAGGCACCCTGCAAGGCCTGGTGTCCTGGGGAACTTTCCCTTGTGGCCAACCCAACGACCCAGGTGTTTATACCCAAGTCTGCAATTTCGTCAGTTGGATAAAGAAGACCATGAGAAACAATCGTTAA
- the LOC114510961 gene encoding kallikrein-7-like isoform X1 translates to MAGPLLSPLLTLLLSLALGATGQGGKDAGDRIINGVPCPRSSHPWQVALLKGNQLHCGGVLVNPQWVLTAAHCQMSEYNVHMGSDRLDSKRAQRIKATKSFVHPSYFTQTHENDIMLVKLSHPAKMSSRVNQINLPSRCAAPGTTCTVSGWGTTTSPDVTFPSELMCTDVKLVSTQECQKVYKDLLGKSMLCAGIPNSKSNACNGDSGGPLVCRGTLQGLVSWGTFPCGQPNDPGVYTQVCNFVSWIKKTMRNNR, encoded by the exons ATGGCAGGTCCCCTTCTGTCACCCCTGCTGACCCTGCTGCTGTCCTTAGCCCTGGGAGCCACTGGACAAGGAG GAAAGGACGCCGGGGATAGAATTATTAATGGAGTTCCATGTCCAAGGAGCTCCCATCCCTGGCAGGTGGCCCTGCTCAAAGGCAATCAGCTCCACTGTGGAGGCGTGCTGGTCAACCCGCAGTGGGTGCTCACCGCCGCCCACTGCCAGATGAG TGAGTACAATGTGCACATGGGCAGTGACCGTCTGGACAGCAAGAGAGCTCAGAGGATCAAGGCCACAAAGTCCTTTGTCCACCCCAGCTACTTCACACAGACACACGAGAATGACATCATGCTTGTGAAgctaagccacccagccaagaTGTCATCGAGAGTGAACCAAATCAACCTGCCCTCCCGCTGTGCTGCACCGGGCACCACATGCACCGTGTCTGGCTGGGGCACCACCACCAGCCCTGATG TGACCTTTCCATCGGAGCTCATGTGTACGGATGTCAAGCTCGTCTCCACCCAGGAGTGCCAGAAGGTTTACAAGGACCTGTTAGGAAAATCCATGCTATGTGCTGGCATCCCCAACTCGAAGTCCAATGCCTGCAAT GGTGACTCAGGGGGACCACTGGTGTGCAGAGGCACCCTGCAAGGCCTGGTGTCCTGGGGAACTTTCCCTTGTGGCCAACCCAACGACCCAGGTGTTTATACCCAAGTCTGCAATTTCGTCAGTTGGATAAAGAAGACCATGAGAAACAATCGTTAA